A single window of Oreochromis aureus strain Israel breed Guangdong linkage group 7, ZZ_aureus, whole genome shotgun sequence DNA harbors:
- the parvb gene encoding beta-parvin isoform X2 — translation MAGLLCGTKRKQQVSDLHEEGKNAINAPLLPSGTDIHPEDTLLEENAERIMLDPTSRENPKFKDLLKVLIDWINSELEEERIIVKDLEEDCYDGQVLQKLFEKLSGRKLNVAEVTQSEIGQKQKLQTVLEAVNDVLRPHGWTVEWSVDSIHSKNLVAIIYLLVALAMHFQAPIRLPEHVSVQVVVVKKREGILQTALMTKELTSTTEMMMGRFERDAFDTLLDHAPDKLNVVKTSLITFVNKHLNKLNLEVTELESQFADGVYLILLMGLLEDYFVPLYNFFLTPESFEQKVHNVAFAFELMQEGGLKKPKARPEDVVNLNLKSTLRVLYNLFTNYKTSA, via the exons ATGGCGGGCCTGCTCTGTGGGACCAAGAGGAAGCAACAAG tGAGTGATCTCCATGAGGAGGGAAAGAATGCCATCAATGCCCCCCTGCTTCCCTCAGGCACAGACATCCATCCAGAAGATACACTGCTGG AGGAAAATGCTGAGAGGATTATGTTGGACCCAACATCAAGGGAAAATCCTAAATTTAAAGATCTCTTAAAG GTCCTGATCGACTGGATCAACAGTGAGTTGGAGGAAGAGAGGATCATAGTCAAGGACCTAGAGGAGGACTGTTATGATGGACAAGTACTCCAGAAGTTATTTG AAAAGTTGTCAGGCAGAAAGCTGAACGTGGCGGAGGTGACGCAGTCGGAAATTGGCCAGAAACAGAAGCTTCAGACGGTGTTAGAAGCTGTCAACGATGTGCTGAGGCCTCATGGCTGGACCGTTGAGTGGAGTGTAGACT ctaTCCACTCAAAGAACCTGGTGGCTATCATCTATCTTTTGGTGGCTCTCGCTATGCACTTCCAGGCTCCAATCAGGCTGCCCGAGCACGTCTCCGTACAGGTGGTGGTGGTCAAG AAACGAGAAGGCATCCTACAGACAGCGCTAATGACCAAGGAGCTGACGAGCACCACAGA aatgATGATGGGAAGATTTG AGAGAGATGCATTTGACACTTTGTTGGATCACGCGCCTGACAAGCTTAACGTGGTAAAAACG TCTCTCATCACCTTTGTGAACAAACACCTAAACAAGCTGAATCTGGAAGTTACTGAGCTGGAATCTCAG tttGCTGATGGAGTTTACCTGATTTTACTGATGGGGCTGCTGGAAGACTATTTTGTCCCACTGTATAACTTCTTCCTCACGCCTGAGAGTTTTGAGCAGAAG GTCCACAATGTGGCATTTGCCTTTGAGCTGATGCAGGAAGGAGGGCTAAAGAAACCCAAAGCCAGACCAGAAG
- the parvb gene encoding beta-parvin isoform X3 produces the protein MDADNMSDLHEEGKNAINAPLLPSGTDIHPEDTLLEENAERIMLDPTSRENPKFKDLLKVLIDWINSELEEERIIVKDLEEDCYDGQVLQKLFEKLSGRKLNVAEVTQSEIGQKQKLQTVLEAVNDVLRPHGWTVEWSVDSIHSKNLVAIIYLLVALAMHFQAPIRLPEHVSVQVVVVKKREGILQTALMTKELTSTTEMMMGRFERDAFDTLLDHAPDKLNVVKTSLITFVNKHLNKLNLEVTELESQFADGVYLILLMGLLEDYFVPLYNFFLTPESFEQKVHNVAFAFELMQEGGLKKPKARPEDVVNLNLKSTLRVLYNLFTNYKTSA, from the exons ATGGATGCTGACAACA tGAGTGATCTCCATGAGGAGGGAAAGAATGCCATCAATGCCCCCCTGCTTCCCTCAGGCACAGACATCCATCCAGAAGATACACTGCTGG AGGAAAATGCTGAGAGGATTATGTTGGACCCAACATCAAGGGAAAATCCTAAATTTAAAGATCTCTTAAAG GTCCTGATCGACTGGATCAACAGTGAGTTGGAGGAAGAGAGGATCATAGTCAAGGACCTAGAGGAGGACTGTTATGATGGACAAGTACTCCAGAAGTTATTTG AAAAGTTGTCAGGCAGAAAGCTGAACGTGGCGGAGGTGACGCAGTCGGAAATTGGCCAGAAACAGAAGCTTCAGACGGTGTTAGAAGCTGTCAACGATGTGCTGAGGCCTCATGGCTGGACCGTTGAGTGGAGTGTAGACT ctaTCCACTCAAAGAACCTGGTGGCTATCATCTATCTTTTGGTGGCTCTCGCTATGCACTTCCAGGCTCCAATCAGGCTGCCCGAGCACGTCTCCGTACAGGTGGTGGTGGTCAAG AAACGAGAAGGCATCCTACAGACAGCGCTAATGACCAAGGAGCTGACGAGCACCACAGA aatgATGATGGGAAGATTTG AGAGAGATGCATTTGACACTTTGTTGGATCACGCGCCTGACAAGCTTAACGTGGTAAAAACG TCTCTCATCACCTTTGTGAACAAACACCTAAACAAGCTGAATCTGGAAGTTACTGAGCTGGAATCTCAG tttGCTGATGGAGTTTACCTGATTTTACTGATGGGGCTGCTGGAAGACTATTTTGTCCCACTGTATAACTTCTTCCTCACGCCTGAGAGTTTTGAGCAGAAG GTCCACAATGTGGCATTTGCCTTTGAGCTGATGCAGGAAGGAGGGCTAAAGAAACCCAAAGCCAGACCAGAAG
- the parvb gene encoding beta-parvin isoform X1: protein MSGAPTVSTNPQTAKMKKDESFLGKLGGTLVRKKKSKEVSDLHEEGKNAINAPLLPSGTDIHPEDTLLEENAERIMLDPTSRENPKFKDLLKVLIDWINSELEEERIIVKDLEEDCYDGQVLQKLFEKLSGRKLNVAEVTQSEIGQKQKLQTVLEAVNDVLRPHGWTVEWSVDSIHSKNLVAIIYLLVALAMHFQAPIRLPEHVSVQVVVVKKREGILQTALMTKELTSTTEMMMGRFERDAFDTLLDHAPDKLNVVKTSLITFVNKHLNKLNLEVTELESQFADGVYLILLMGLLEDYFVPLYNFFLTPESFEQKVHNVAFAFELMQEGGLKKPKARPEDVVNLNLKSTLRVLYNLFTNYKTSA from the exons atgtccGGGGCTCCGACCGTGTCTACGAACCCTCAGAccgcaaaaatgaaaaaagacgAGTCCTTTCTCGGGAAATTAGGAGGAACCCTGGTCCGGAAGAAAAAGTCCAAAGAAG tGAGTGATCTCCATGAGGAGGGAAAGAATGCCATCAATGCCCCCCTGCTTCCCTCAGGCACAGACATCCATCCAGAAGATACACTGCTGG AGGAAAATGCTGAGAGGATTATGTTGGACCCAACATCAAGGGAAAATCCTAAATTTAAAGATCTCTTAAAG GTCCTGATCGACTGGATCAACAGTGAGTTGGAGGAAGAGAGGATCATAGTCAAGGACCTAGAGGAGGACTGTTATGATGGACAAGTACTCCAGAAGTTATTTG AAAAGTTGTCAGGCAGAAAGCTGAACGTGGCGGAGGTGACGCAGTCGGAAATTGGCCAGAAACAGAAGCTTCAGACGGTGTTAGAAGCTGTCAACGATGTGCTGAGGCCTCATGGCTGGACCGTTGAGTGGAGTGTAGACT ctaTCCACTCAAAGAACCTGGTGGCTATCATCTATCTTTTGGTGGCTCTCGCTATGCACTTCCAGGCTCCAATCAGGCTGCCCGAGCACGTCTCCGTACAGGTGGTGGTGGTCAAG AAACGAGAAGGCATCCTACAGACAGCGCTAATGACCAAGGAGCTGACGAGCACCACAGA aatgATGATGGGAAGATTTG AGAGAGATGCATTTGACACTTTGTTGGATCACGCGCCTGACAAGCTTAACGTGGTAAAAACG TCTCTCATCACCTTTGTGAACAAACACCTAAACAAGCTGAATCTGGAAGTTACTGAGCTGGAATCTCAG tttGCTGATGGAGTTTACCTGATTTTACTGATGGGGCTGCTGGAAGACTATTTTGTCCCACTGTATAACTTCTTCCTCACGCCTGAGAGTTTTGAGCAGAAG GTCCACAATGTGGCATTTGCCTTTGAGCTGATGCAGGAAGGAGGGCTAAAGAAACCCAAAGCCAGACCAGAAG